Proteins encoded together in one Cyanobium sp. WAJ14-Wanaka window:
- a CDS encoding DUF3086 domain-containing protein produces MSDDPSPETSWSDLALTELRQRREELQAEIVQLEGRLSQIQAEIESSFAGQSDAVARRIKGFQDYLVGALQELAVAAEQVELIPQQVLVKPSPLDAIAAKPEDSSTQPPLTAAGQFQPDGALIRERLASFGNQPDFYADPWKLRRSLESSGAGYLEDWFLGQGGRGAQPSSGSRSRNALVAAAAIAILGELYGDRFQTLVLASQPERLGEWRRGLQDCLGLAREDFGPSSGIVLFERPDALIERADRLEERGELPFIVVDATEQVIDIPILQFPLWLAFAAGPEELRTEEEFY; encoded by the coding sequence ATGTCTGACGATCCCAGTCCAGAAACCAGCTGGAGCGACCTAGCCCTCACCGAACTGCGCCAACGACGTGAAGAGCTCCAGGCGGAAATTGTCCAGCTCGAGGGGCGCCTCAGCCAGATCCAGGCCGAAATTGAGAGCAGCTTTGCCGGCCAGTCGGATGCGGTGGCAAGGCGCATCAAGGGCTTCCAGGACTACCTAGTTGGGGCACTGCAGGAATTGGCCGTAGCTGCCGAGCAGGTGGAGCTGATCCCCCAGCAGGTGCTGGTAAAACCCTCGCCCCTCGACGCAATCGCCGCCAAGCCGGAGGATTCTTCAACCCAGCCGCCCCTTACCGCCGCCGGCCAGTTCCAACCAGATGGGGCCCTGATTCGCGAGCGCCTGGCCTCCTTTGGCAACCAACCCGACTTCTACGCCGACCCCTGGAAACTGCGACGCAGCCTGGAGAGCAGCGGCGCCGGCTACCTAGAGGACTGGTTTTTAGGCCAGGGCGGCAGGGGCGCCCAACCGAGCAGTGGCAGCCGCAGCCGCAATGCCCTGGTGGCAGCTGCGGCAATTGCGATCCTTGGGGAGCTCTATGGCGATCGCTTCCAAACCCTGGTGTTAGCGAGCCAGCCCGAGCGCTTGGGGGAATGGCGGCGGGGGCTTCAAGATTGCCTGGGCCTGGCCCGAGAAGACTTCGGCCCCAGCAGCGGCATCGTGCTGTTTGAGCGCCCCGATGCCCTGATTGAGCGGGCCGATCGCCTGGAAGAACGGGGTGAATTGCCCTTCATTGTGGTGGATGCAACCGAGCAGGTAATCGACATTCCGATCCTGCAATTTCCGCTCTGGCTGGCCTTTGCGGCCGGTCCAGAAGAGCTCAGAACGGAAGAAGAGTTCTACTAA
- a CDS encoding DUF3119 family protein → MEEISPSNRPEGGLFPGSSGSLLQPSYAVAIGVMVLGLASLGLLPLWGGALWLALGVAVFGLFLLLQTSLLRLEFGGDALLVWRQQSLLRRFPYGEWLGWKLFWPGLPVLFYFREQGSIHFLPVLFDATSLREQLVQHLDERLGQLTKPEPTPNPSDV, encoded by the coding sequence ATGGAAGAAATTTCACCCAGCAATCGCCCCGAGGGTGGCCTCTTTCCCGGCTCCAGCGGCAGCCTGCTCCAACCCAGCTACGCAGTGGCCATTGGGGTCATGGTTCTAGGCCTGGCTTCTCTAGGCCTGCTTCCCCTTTGGGGTGGGGCTCTGTGGCTGGCCCTCGGTGTGGCGGTATTTGGCCTATTTCTGCTGCTGCAGACCAGCCTGCTGCGGCTGGAATTTGGTGGCGATGCCCTGTTGGTGTGGCGGCAACAGAGCCTGCTGCGCCGCTTCCCCTACGGGGAGTGGCTGGGCTGGAAACTGTTCTGGCCGGGCCTGCCGGTGCTGTTCTATTTCCGTGAACAGGGCAGCATCCATTTCTTGCCGGTGCTGTTTGATGCCACCAGCCTGCGCGAACAACTGGTCCAGCACCTGGACGAACGCCTTGGCCAACTGACAAAACCGGAGCCCACCCCTAACCCCAGCGATGTCTGA
- a CDS encoding ABC transporter permease codes for MRAPRWLKRLGASCLIGGQAVSAIARGQIGFNDLMQELLEAGPGSFLIVLITALAAGTVFNIQVAAELTKQGAGATVGGLLALGLSREIAPLLMATLLTGKVATAYAAQLGTMKVTEQIDAITMLRTDPVQYLVVPRVLAMVVMAPVQCLLFFWVGIWSGQVSSTLIYNIPPTVFWNSVRSWMEPSDLPAMLTKALVFGLIIAVISCGWGLTTKGGPKEVGTTTTGAVVMILVIVAIVDALLTKVMFG; via the coding sequence TTGAGAGCGCCCCGCTGGCTGAAGCGCCTGGGGGCCAGCTGCTTGATCGGCGGCCAGGCGGTAAGTGCCATCGCCAGGGGCCAGATCGGCTTCAACGACCTGATGCAGGAATTACTCGAGGCAGGGCCTGGCAGCTTTTTGATCGTGCTGATTACGGCCCTGGCCGCTGGCACGGTGTTCAACATCCAGGTGGCCGCTGAGCTCACCAAACAGGGGGCCGGAGCAACGGTGGGTGGTCTTTTAGCCCTGGGCCTTTCCCGAGAAATCGCGCCCCTGCTGATGGCCACCCTGCTCACGGGCAAGGTGGCCACGGCCTATGCGGCCCAACTGGGCACCATGAAGGTGACCGAGCAAATCGACGCGATCACCATGCTGCGCACCGATCCCGTGCAGTACCTGGTGGTGCCCCGGGTGCTGGCCATGGTGGTGATGGCACCGGTGCAATGTCTGCTGTTTTTCTGGGTGGGGATTTGGTCGGGCCAGGTCAGCAGCACCCTCATCTACAACATCCCTCCCACGGTGTTTTGGAATTCGGTGCGTAGCTGGATGGAACCATCTGACCTCCCGGCGATGCTGACAAAGGCCCTGGTGTTTGGCCTGATAATCGCTGTGATCTCCTGCGGCTGGGGGCTAACCACCAAAGGCGGGCCCAAGGAAGTAGGCACCACCACCACCGGCGCCGTTGTGATGATCCTGGTGATAGTGGCAATCGTGGATGCCCTACTCACCAAAGTGATGTTCGGCTAA